One window from the genome of Anopheles merus strain MAF chromosome 3R, AmerM5.1, whole genome shotgun sequence encodes:
- the LOC121597065 gene encoding myosin-2 essential light chain isoform X1, protein MYMYDPPKKNNFTSVEEFQEAFNLFDNRGDGKIQQQQIGECLRALGQNPTESDVKKFTMQLKPDERVSFEVFLPIYQAISKQRTAETADDFIEGLRHFDKDASGFISSAELRHLLTTLGEKLGDDEVEQLLQNQEDSQGNVNYEEFVRMVMSG, encoded by the exons ATGTACATGTACGATCCaccgaagaaaaacaatttcacatCTGTGGAAG AATTCCAGGAGGCATTCAATCTGTTCGACAACCGTGGCGATGGAaagatccagcagcagcagatcggcGAATGTCTGCGAGCGCTCGGCCAAAACCCGACCGAGTCGGACGTGAAGAAGTTCACGATGCAGCTGAAACCGGACGAGCGCGTCTCGTTCGAAGTCTTCCTGCCCATCTACCAGGCCATCTCGAAGCAGCGCACGGCCGAAACGGCGGACGACTTCATCGAGGGGCTGCGCCACTTCGACAAGGACGCCAGCGGGTTCATCTCGTCGGCCGAGCTGCGCCATCTGCTGACGACGCTCGGCGAGAAGTTGGGCGATGATGAG GTGGAACAGTTGCTCCAGAACCAGGAGGACTCGCAAGGAAACGTCAACTACGAAGAGTTCGTCCGGATGGTTATGAGCGGCTAA
- the LOC121597063 gene encoding STE20-related kinase adapter protein alpha, translated as MFDNNINHYVLKVELAKCFGNLGTVFLAQHLPTRQHVAVKKFLVEDLKNDISYVMDEAKHLREFDHPNILCYHTAFVHHLDLYFVLPLMCYGSCRDTMANYFETGFPEPILVCILRDILQGLVYLHWKGYIHRSIRASHVFLNETRAVLGGFRVCTSFLGEGKRIRNLHELPPHSVKSLNWLAPEVLAQNLTGYTEKSDVYSLAITVYELANGLEPFSNITTTLMLTEKMKGGYLPMLLDATTIPSEEVVLAQSAEAKSNEAAAASMRQIYASRQFTDALHKFAEQCSESDPKNRPSASALTSHPVFKQVSHTNIREQFAKHCIQTVDFDSIQDNDDINMTNSFSQMRMDADGSFEWDFDDS; from the exons ATGTTCGACAATAACATCAACCACTACGTGCTGAAGGTGGAGCTGGCCAAATGCTTCGGCAATCTGGGGACGGTGTTTCTGGCACAGCACCTGCCCACCCGGCAGCACGTCGCGGTGAAGAAGTTCCTGGTCGAGGATCTGAAGAACGACATCAGCTACGTGATGGACGAGGCGAAGCATCTGCGCGAGTTCGACCATCCGAACATCCTCTGCTACCACACCGCGTTCGTGCACCATCTCGATCTGTACTTTGTGCTGCCGCTCATGTGCTACGGCTCCTGCCGGGACACGATGGCCAACTACTTCGAGACGGGCTTCCCGGAACCGATACTGGTGTGCATTCTGCGCGACATCCTGCAGGGGCTGGTGTATCTGCACTGGAAGGGCTACATCCACCGGTCGATCCGGGCCAGCCACGTCTTTCTGAACGAGACGCGCGCCGTGCTCGGGGGCTTCCGCGTGTGCACCAGCTTCCTGGGCGAGGGCAAGCGAATACGCAACCTGCACGAGCTGCCGCCCCACTCGGTGAAGTCGCTCAACTGGCTGGCCCCGGAAGTGCTGGCCCAGAATCTGACCGGCTACACGGAAAAGTCGGACGTGTACAGCCTGGCGATCACGGTGTACGAGCTGGCGAACGGGCTGGAACCGTTctccaacatcaccaccacGCTGATGCTGACGGAGAAGATGAAGGGTGGCTATCTGCCGATGCTGCTGGACGCCACCACGATACCGAGCGAGGAGGTGGTGCTGGCCCAGTCGGCGGAAGCAAAGTCGAACGAAGCGGCCGCCGCCTCGATGCGCCAGATTTACGCCTCGCGCCAGTTCACCGATGCGCTGCACAAGTTTGCCGAGCAGTGTTCGGAAAG CGACCCCAAGAACCGACCCAGTGCCTCCGCCTTAACATCGCACCCCGTATTCAAGCAGGTATCGCACACCAACATTAGAGAACAGTTTGCAAAGCACTGCATACAGACTGTTGATTTTGACTCGATTCAAG ATAACGACGACATCAATATGACCAACAGCTTCTCGCAGATGCGCATGGACGCTGATGGGTCCTTCGAATGGGACTTTGATGATTCGTAA
- the LOC121597065 gene encoding myosin-2 essential light chain isoform X2 has translation MTNLTEDQLAEFQEAFNLFDNRGDGKIQQQQIGECLRALGQNPTESDVKKFTMQLKPDERVSFEVFLPIYQAISKQRTAETADDFIEGLRHFDKDASGFISSAELRHLLTTLGEKLGDDEVEQLLQNQEDSQGNVNYEEFVRMVMSG, from the exons ATG ACTAATCTCACCGAGGATCAATTGGCTG AATTCCAGGAGGCATTCAATCTGTTCGACAACCGTGGCGATGGAaagatccagcagcagcagatcggcGAATGTCTGCGAGCGCTCGGCCAAAACCCGACCGAGTCGGACGTGAAGAAGTTCACGATGCAGCTGAAACCGGACGAGCGCGTCTCGTTCGAAGTCTTCCTGCCCATCTACCAGGCCATCTCGAAGCAGCGCACGGCCGAAACGGCGGACGACTTCATCGAGGGGCTGCGCCACTTCGACAAGGACGCCAGCGGGTTCATCTCGTCGGCCGAGCTGCGCCATCTGCTGACGACGCTCGGCGAGAAGTTGGGCGATGATGAG GTGGAACAGTTGCTCCAGAACCAGGAGGACTCGCAAGGAAACGTCAACTACGAAGAGTTCGTCCGGATGGTTATGAGCGGCTAA
- the LOC121597062 gene encoding zinc finger protein 883-like, whose product MSLQCRVCLDALSNAYYLFEETGGTTLAEIIQFCAQVQIAEGDGLPTFICPACCENAQQAFTFVQKARQSDDELRASRSITQQPLQVDPESVAESNVEMQELVVELLMDSDEIHNQLHPDELLEEHFDLTSDTECVLDLASEQGEENLPDLEIVSALADQDEEGVSLATNNGNGPCYYCCHEDCLLTFHTKDALKRHAGLNHPTEQHSAPNVQHGCDNCDRGFATAEDQRIHQTALHLKRTIVSSSCKGRPNTRLSLFTATEKKCCDCFASFPTLEALLKHAAQQHSIRKAVHDPTRPVRCEVCFKLFRCRTKRNYHQSIPYKPLRYRCGTCDACFRTSAQLETHEIEEHSTEQKYVCGKCGACFKSAQNLKMHTLLHEEKREVCKTCGVRFHRKSNLRIHERVHSNTYYAVCPHCDKKYKTQSQLKQHLKVHTQERSLGCRYCAKRFMYTSDRKRHEMTHTGEYPFVCGGCSRKFSRSRLYTQHVAVCKAAAKDEA is encoded by the exons ATGAGTCTTCAGTGTCGTGTTTGCTTGGACGCGCTGAGCAATGCTTACTATCTGTTCGAGGAGACCGGTGGCACCACACTGGCCGAAATTATACAATTCTGCGCCCAGGTTCAG ATTGCCGAAGGTGATGGACTGCCAACCTTTATCTGCCCAGCATGCTGTGAAAATGCTCAGCAAGCCTTTACCTTCGTCCAGAAGGCTCGCCAATCGGACGACGAACTACGAGCGTCAAGAAGCATTACCCAGCAGCC cttaCAGGTCGATCCCGAAAGTGTGGCAGAATCAAATGTGGAGATGCAAGAGTTGGTGGTGGAACTGCTAATGGATTCCGATGAAATCCATAACCAACTGCATCCGGACGAGTTGCTGGAGGAACACTTTGATCTGACCAGTGACACAGAGTGTGTCCTTGATCTGGCCAGTGAGCAGGGTGAGGAAAACTTGCCAGATTTGGAAATTGTTTCTGCTCTCGCGGACCAGGATGAGGAAGGGGTCAGCTTAGCGACAAACAACGGCAATGGTCCGTGCTATTACTGTTGCCACGAGGACTGTCTGCTAACGTTTCACACAAAGGATGCGCTGAAACGTCACGCCGGTTTAAACCATCCAACAGAACAGCACAGTGCGCCGAACGTACAGCATGGTTGTGATAATTGTGATCGTGGATTTGCCACCGCGGAggatcaacgcatacaccagaCGGCTCTCCACCTCAAACGGACCATAGTGAGTTCGTCCTGCAAGGGACGCCCAAACACGCGCCTTTCCCTGTTCACGGCGACGGAAAAGAAGTGTTGCGATTGTTTCGCCTCCTTCCCCACGCTAGAGGCACTGCTAAAGCATGCTGCTCAGCAGCACTCCATTCGGAAAGCGGTGCACGATCCCACGCGTCCAGTGCGGTGCGAGGTATGCTTCAAACTGTTCCGCTGCCGTACGAAGCGTAACTATCACCAGAGCATTCCGTACAAACCGCTCCGGTATCGGTGTGGCACGTGTGACGCTTGCTTTCGAACCTCCGCTCAGCTTGAAACGCACGAAATCGAAGAGCACAGCACGGAACAGAAGTACGTGTGCGGGAAGTGTGGCGCTTGCTTCAAGAGCGCCCAGAACCTTAAAATGCACACACTGTTGCACGAGGAGAAGCGCGAAGTTTGCAAGACGTGCGGGGTACGGTTTCACCGGAAGTCGAACCTGCGCATCCACGAGCGCGTCCACTCCAACACGTACTACGCGGTGTGTCCACACTGTGACAAGAAGTACAAAACTCAGTCGCAGCTGAAGCAACACCTGAAGGTGCACACGCAGGAACGATCGCTTGGCTGCCGGTACTGTGCGAAGCGGTTCATGTACACCAGCGATCGGAAGCGGCACGAGATGACGCACACGGGCGAGTATCCGTTCGTGTGTGGCGGTTGCTCGAGAAAGTTCAGTCGCAGTAGGCTGTACACGCAGCATGTCGCCGTGTGCAAAGCCGCAGCAAAGGACGAAGCATAG